In the Streptomyces formicae genome, one interval contains:
- a CDS encoding Rieske (2Fe-2S) protein, producing MSGTPHARRTVLRAAALAPAAGLGLTACSSGGDGGSRSAPTAPVELGASDEVKVGASKLYTDQNVVVSRISADEYKAFSTICTHAQCPINKLEGHKLICPCHGSQFDATNGKVLHEPAVNPLHELPVKVEKGKIVAGPEKS from the coding sequence ATGTCCGGCACGCCCCACGCCCGCCGCACCGTGCTGCGGGCCGCCGCTCTCGCCCCGGCCGCAGGGCTCGGTCTGACCGCCTGCTCGTCCGGCGGCGACGGCGGTTCGCGGTCGGCGCCCACCGCCCCGGTGGAACTCGGCGCCTCCGACGAGGTGAAGGTGGGCGCCTCGAAGCTGTACACCGACCAGAACGTGGTCGTCAGCCGGATCTCGGCCGACGAGTACAAGGCGTTCAGCACGATCTGCACGCACGCGCAGTGCCCGATCAACAAGCTGGAGGGGCACAAGCTCATCTGCCCCTGCCACGGCAGCCAGTTCGACGCGACGAACGGCAAGGTGTTGCACGAACCGGCCGTCAACCCGCTGCACGAGCTCCCCGTGAAGGTCGAGAAGGGCAAGATCGTCGCGGGGCCCGAGAAGAGCTGA
- a CDS encoding carbohydrate kinase family protein produces MIVVAGEALIDLVQQGKAPAGAPGSTTAGPAALAPLSPRLGGGPYNTAVALGRLGSPVAFCSRVSRDAFGDALLDGLRAAGVDLSYVQRGVEPTTLAVASIGADGSAGYSFYVEGTADRLFAAPAELPDGVRAMSFGTCSLVLEPGASAYEELLRDAAARGVFTTLDPNIRAGLIPDADTYRARFKSWLPSVSLLKLSQEDADWLGGTPREWLASGPAAVVVTRGGEGLRLHTRDGGELRVPGEPVDVVDTIGAGDTVNAALLHGLAARDALSPGALAALGADGWSDVLRFAAHAAAITCSRAGAEPPYAAELSR; encoded by the coding sequence GTGATAGTCGTCGCAGGAGAGGCCCTGATCGACCTCGTCCAGCAGGGGAAGGCCCCCGCGGGCGCCCCCGGCTCCACCACCGCGGGCCCCGCCGCCCTGGCGCCGCTCTCGCCGCGGCTCGGCGGCGGCCCGTACAACACCGCCGTGGCGCTCGGCAGGCTCGGCTCCCCCGTCGCCTTCTGCTCGCGCGTCTCGCGGGACGCGTTCGGCGACGCGCTGCTCGACGGGCTGCGGGCCGCGGGGGTCGACCTGTCGTACGTCCAGCGGGGCGTCGAGCCGACGACGCTCGCCGTCGCCTCGATCGGCGCGGACGGCTCGGCGGGCTACTCCTTCTACGTCGAGGGCACGGCCGACCGGCTCTTCGCCGCCCCCGCCGAACTCCCCGACGGGGTGCGGGCGATGTCCTTCGGCACCTGCTCGCTCGTCCTGGAACCGGGCGCGAGCGCGTACGAGGAGCTGCTGCGCGACGCGGCGGCGCGCGGGGTGTTCACGACGCTCGACCCCAACATCCGGGCCGGTCTGATCCCCGACGCGGACACGTACCGCGCGCGGTTCAAGAGCTGGCTGCCCTCCGTCTCGCTGCTCAAGCTGTCGCAGGAGGACGCCGACTGGCTGGGCGGCACTCCGCGGGAGTGGCTGGCCTCGGGGCCCGCCGCCGTGGTCGTCACGCGCGGCGGCGAGGGCCTGCGGCTGCACACCAGGGACGGCGGGGAGCTGAGGGTGCCGGGCGAGCCCGTCGACGTGGTGGACACGATCGGCGCGGGCGACACCGTCAACGCGGCGCTGCTGCACGGCCTCGCGGCCCGCGACGCGCTCTCCCCCGGGGCGCTGGCCGCGCTGGGCGCCGACGGCTGGTCGGACGTCCTGCGGTTCGCCGCGCACGCGGCGGCGATCACCTGCTCACGGGCGGGCGCGGAGCCTCCGTACGCGGCCGAACTCAGCCGTTGA
- a CDS encoding helix-turn-helix transcriptional regulator: MSDNELGVFLRARREAVTPTEVGLPSGPRRRTPGLRRSEVATLAGISVEYLTRLEQGRDRHPSPQVLAALADTLRLSIEERVHLRRLEKEMGPGHPCCPAAVPPADSVRTTVRAILDSLEPAPAVLLNRLADVLACTSGYRRLVEPLGVLDEERPNLARFVFTDERARLAYPEWDRVADDLVGHLRTESMLDDPHVAGFTDELTIMAGAPFADRVAGAPALPRRTGVERLSHPDEGGLRLSYETLALPDTDPQRLIVYVPADEATAAALDRLNGRRPGGLHAVNG; this comes from the coding sequence GTGAGCGACAACGAGCTGGGCGTTTTCCTGCGCGCGCGCAGGGAGGCCGTGACCCCCACCGAGGTCGGCCTGCCCAGCGGCCCGCGCCGCCGCACCCCGGGCCTTCGCCGCTCCGAGGTCGCGACCCTCGCGGGGATCAGCGTCGAATACCTCACCCGTCTCGAACAGGGCAGGGACCGCCATCCGTCCCCCCAGGTGCTCGCCGCGCTCGCCGACACGCTGCGGCTGAGCATCGAGGAGCGCGTCCATCTGCGCCGCCTGGAGAAGGAGATGGGGCCGGGGCACCCCTGCTGCCCGGCCGCGGTGCCCCCCGCCGACTCGGTCAGGACCACCGTGCGCGCCATCCTGGACAGCCTGGAGCCCGCGCCCGCCGTGCTGCTCAACCGCCTCGCCGACGTCCTCGCCTGTACGAGCGGTTACCGGCGGCTCGTCGAGCCCCTCGGCGTACTGGACGAGGAGCGCCCCAACCTCGCCCGGTTCGTCTTCACCGACGAGCGGGCCCGCCTCGCCTACCCCGAGTGGGACCGCGTCGCCGACGACCTGGTCGGGCACCTCAGGACCGAATCCATGCTCGACGACCCGCACGTCGCCGGCTTCACGGACGAGTTGACGATCATGGCGGGCGCCCCGTTCGCCGACCGTGTCGCGGGCGCGCCCGCGCTGCCCCGGCGTACCGGCGTCGAGCGGCTCAGCCACCCCGACGAGGGTGGACTCCGGCTCTCGTACGAGACGCTCGCGCTGCCCGACACCGATCCGCAGCGCCTGATCGTCTACGTCCCCGCCGACGAGGCCACGGCCGCCGCCCTCGACCGCCTCAACGGCCGCAGGCCCGGCGGCCTGCACGCGGTCAACGGCTGA
- a CDS encoding YceI family protein produces the protein MTLDATDTTASPALPLAAGRWEIEPFHSAVNFSIRHLGISKVRGRFADVTAELVVGETAATSSVTATIALASIDTGNKDRDAHVRASDLLDVEKRPTMTFRSTLIEGAGEEWSMAGELTIGEVTRPVTLAVEFGGVEGFPGQDRRHAGFEASGEIRRGDFGLDFAPGLLGEVVKIQLDMQFLEPVAREG, from the coding sequence ATGACTCTTGACGCGACTGACACGACCGCCTCGCCCGCGCTGCCGCTGGCCGCGGGCCGCTGGGAGATCGAGCCCTTCCACTCCGCCGTGAACTTCTCCATCCGCCACCTCGGCATCTCCAAGGTGCGCGGCCGCTTCGCCGACGTCACGGCCGAGCTCGTGGTGGGCGAGACCGCCGCGACCTCGTCGGTGACCGCCACCATCGCGCTGGCCTCGATCGACACGGGCAACAAGGACAGGGACGCGCACGTACGCGCGTCCGATCTGCTCGACGTCGAGAAGCGCCCGACGATGACGTTCCGTTCGACCCTGATCGAGGGCGCGGGCGAGGAGTGGAGCATGGCGGGCGAACTGACCATCGGCGAGGTGACGCGCCCGGTGACGCTGGCCGTGGAGTTCGGCGGCGTCGAGGGCTTCCCCGGCCAGGACCGCAGGCACGCGGGGTTCGAGGCGTCCGGCGAGATCCGGCGCGGCGATTTCGGGCTCGACTTCGCCCCGGGGCTGCTCGGCGAAGTGGTCAAGATCCAGCTGGACATGCAGTTCCTGGAGCCGGTGGCGCGGGAGGGCTGA
- a CDS encoding crotonase/enoyl-CoA hydratase family protein, with amino-acid sequence MSVRSERAGTVTTIVLSRPAARNAVDGPTARALADAFRAFDADPDAAVAVLWGEGGTFCAGADLKAIGTPDGNEVTEDGDGPMGPSRMVLSKPVIAAIAGHAVAGGLELALWCDLRVAEEDAVLGVFCRRWGVPLIDGGTVRLPRLIGEGRALDLILTGRPVAAAEALGMGLVNRTVPTGTSRAAAEALAAEIAAFPQTCLRHDRMSVLEQAGRPEQEAMAGELRHGLRSLAEAAEGAARFAAGAGRHGAFTQDD; translated from the coding sequence ATGTCGGTACGCAGCGAACGCGCAGGCACCGTCACCACCATCGTGCTGTCCCGCCCCGCCGCGCGGAACGCCGTCGACGGGCCCACCGCCCGCGCCCTGGCCGACGCCTTCCGCGCCTTCGACGCCGACCCGGACGCCGCCGTCGCCGTCCTGTGGGGCGAGGGCGGCACGTTCTGCGCGGGAGCCGACCTCAAGGCCATCGGCACCCCGGACGGCAACGAGGTCACCGAGGACGGGGACGGCCCCATGGGCCCCAGCCGGATGGTCCTCTCCAAGCCGGTGATCGCGGCGATCGCGGGCCACGCCGTCGCGGGCGGACTCGAACTCGCCCTCTGGTGCGACCTGCGGGTCGCCGAGGAGGACGCCGTGCTCGGGGTGTTCTGCCGCCGCTGGGGCGTGCCCCTCATCGACGGCGGTACGGTGCGGCTGCCCCGGCTGATCGGTGAGGGCCGCGCCCTCGACCTGATCCTCACGGGCCGCCCGGTGGCCGCTGCGGAGGCCCTCGGCATGGGCCTGGTCAACAGGACCGTCCCCACCGGCACCTCCCGCGCCGCGGCGGAGGCACTCGCCGCGGAGATCGCCGCGTTCCCGCAGACCTGCCTGCGGCACGACAGGATGTCTGTCCTCGAACAGGCGGGGCGGCCCGAACAGGAGGCGATGGCGGGCGAGTTGCGGCACGGCCTCCGCTCCCTCGCCGAGGCGGCGGAGGGCGCGGCCCGGTTCGCCGCGGGGGCGGGGCGGCACGGGGCGTTCACGCAGGACGACTGA
- the uvrA gene encoding excinuclease ABC subunit UvrA, whose amino-acid sequence MADRLIVRGAREHNLKNVSLDLPRDSLIVFTGLSGSGKSSLAFDTIFAEGQRRYVESLSSYARQFLGQMDKPDVDFIEGLSPAVSIDQKSTSRNPRSTVGTITEVYDYLRLLFARIGKPHCPECGRPIARQSPQAIVDKVLELPEGSRFQVLSPLVRERKGEFVDLFADLQTKGYSRARVDGTTIQLSEPPTLKKQEKHTIEVVIDRLTVKDSAKRRLTDSVETALGLAGGMVVLDFVDLPEDDPERERMYSEHLYCAYDDLSFEELEPRSFSFNSPFGACPDCSGIGTRMEVDPELIVPDEDKSLDEGAIHPWSHGHTKEYFGRLVGALADALGFSTDMPWAGLPQRAKKALLNGHKTQIEVRYRNRYGRERVYTTAFEGAVPFVKRRHSEAESDASRERFEGYMREVPCPTCEGTRLKPIVLAVSVMGKSIAEVSAMSISDCADFLAELKLGARDKKIAERVLKEVNERLRFLVDVGLDYLSLNRAAGTLSGGEAQRIRLATQIGSGLVGVLYVLDEPSIGLHQRDNHRLIETLVRLRDMGNTLIVVEHDEDTIKVADWVVDIGPGAGEHGGKVVHSGSMKELLANDKSITGQYLAGKKSIPIPDVRRPADPSRQLTVHGARENNLQDIDVSFPLGVLTAVTGVSGSGKSTLVNDILYTHLARELNGARSVPGRHTRVEGDDLVDKVVHVDQSPIGRTPRSNPATYTGVFDHVRKLFAETTEAKVRGYLPGRFSFNVKGGRCENCSGDGTIKIEMNFLPDVYVPCEVCHGARYNRETLDVHYKGKSIAEVLDMPIEEGLAFFEAVPAIARHLKTLNDVGLGYVRLGQSAPTLSGGEAQRVKLASELQKRSTGRTVYVLDEPTTGLHFEDISKLITVLSGLVDKGNTVIVIEHNLDVIKTADWVVDMGPEGGNGGGLVVAEGTPEEVAGVPASHTGKFLRDIISSDRISDALPSQGRKPAKRAPAKKSAAKKAVAASATATKKTATVKTGTAAKKAATPKKAATAKETAAKKTAAKKTAAKKTTRARKG is encoded by the coding sequence GTGGCCGACCGTCTCATCGTCCGTGGCGCGCGCGAGCACAATCTCAAGAACGTCTCGCTCGACCTCCCGCGTGACTCCCTCATCGTTTTCACCGGTCTCTCCGGGTCGGGCAAGTCCTCGCTCGCGTTCGACACGATCTTCGCCGAGGGCCAGCGGCGGTACGTGGAGTCCCTCTCCTCGTACGCCCGGCAGTTCCTCGGCCAGATGGACAAGCCCGACGTCGACTTCATCGAGGGCCTCTCCCCGGCGGTCTCCATCGACCAGAAGTCGACCTCGCGCAACCCGCGCTCGACGGTCGGCACCATCACCGAGGTCTACGACTACCTGCGCCTGCTCTTCGCGCGCATCGGCAAGCCGCACTGCCCCGAGTGCGGGCGCCCCATCGCCCGGCAGTCGCCGCAGGCCATCGTCGACAAGGTCCTCGAGCTGCCGGAAGGCAGCCGATTCCAGGTCCTCTCGCCTCTGGTGCGCGAGCGCAAGGGTGAGTTCGTCGACCTGTTCGCCGACCTCCAGACCAAGGGTTACAGCCGCGCGCGGGTCGACGGCACGACGATCCAGCTCTCCGAGCCGCCCACGCTGAAGAAGCAGGAGAAGCACACCATCGAGGTGGTTATCGACCGCCTCACGGTGAAGGACAGCGCCAAGCGCCGCCTGACCGACTCCGTGGAGACCGCGCTCGGCCTCGCGGGCGGCATGGTCGTCCTGGACTTCGTGGACCTCCCCGAGGACGACCCCGAGCGCGAGCGCATGTACTCGGAGCACCTCTACTGCGCGTACGACGACCTGTCCTTCGAGGAGCTGGAGCCCCGCTCCTTCTCCTTCAACTCGCCCTTCGGCGCCTGCCCGGACTGCTCGGGCATCGGCACGCGCATGGAGGTCGACCCCGAGCTGATCGTCCCCGACGAGGACAAGTCGCTCGACGAGGGCGCCATCCACCCCTGGTCGCACGGCCACACCAAGGAGTACTTCGGGCGGCTCGTCGGCGCCCTCGCCGACGCGCTCGGCTTCTCCACCGACATGCCCTGGGCGGGTCTGCCGCAGCGCGCCAAGAAGGCCCTGCTCAACGGCCACAAGACGCAGATCGAGGTCCGCTACCGCAACCGGTACGGCCGCGAGCGGGTCTACACCACCGCCTTCGAAGGGGCCGTCCCCTTCGTCAAGCGCCGGCACAGCGAGGCCGAGAGCGACGCGAGCCGCGAGCGCTTCGAGGGCTACATGCGCGAGGTGCCCTGCCCCACCTGTGAGGGCACGCGCCTCAAGCCGATCGTCCTGGCCGTCTCCGTGATGGGGAAGTCCATCGCCGAGGTCTCCGCGATGTCCATCAGCGACTGCGCGGACTTCCTCGCCGAGCTGAAGCTGGGCGCCCGCGACAAGAAGATCGCCGAGCGCGTCCTCAAGGAGGTCAACGAGCGGCTGCGCTTCCTGGTCGACGTCGGCCTGGACTACCTCTCGCTGAACCGCGCCGCGGGCACCCTCTCCGGAGGCGAGGCGCAGCGCATCCGCCTGGCCACCCAGATCGGCTCCGGCCTGGTCGGCGTGCTCTACGTCCTGGACGAGCCGTCCATCGGCCTCCACCAGCGCGACAACCACCGGCTGATCGAGACCCTGGTCCGCCTGCGCGACATGGGCAACACGCTCATCGTCGTCGAGCACGACGAGGACACCATCAAGGTCGCCGACTGGGTCGTCGACATCGGCCCCGGCGCGGGCGAGCACGGCGGCAAGGTCGTGCACAGCGGCTCCATGAAGGAGCTCCTCGCCAACGACAAGTCCATCACCGGGCAGTACCTCGCGGGCAAGAAGTCCATCCCGATCCCGGACGTGCGCCGCCCCGCAGACCCCTCCCGGCAGCTCACGGTGCACGGCGCCCGCGAGAACAACCTCCAGGACATCGACGTCTCCTTCCCGCTCGGCGTCCTCACGGCCGTCACGGGCGTCTCGGGCTCCGGCAAGTCGACCCTGGTCAACGACATCCTCTACACGCACCTGGCAAGGGAGCTGAACGGCGCCCGTTCCGTTCCCGGCCGCCACACGCGCGTGGAGGGCGACGACCTCGTCGACAAGGTCGTGCACGTCGACCAGTCGCCGATCGGCCGCACCCCGCGCTCGAACCCGGCGACGTACACCGGAGTCTTCGACCACGTCCGCAAGCTCTTCGCGGAGACCACGGAGGCGAAGGTGCGGGGCTACCTCCCCGGGCGCTTCTCCTTCAACGTCAAGGGCGGTCGCTGCGAGAACTGCTCCGGTGACGGCACCATCAAGATCGAGATGAACTTCCTGCCGGACGTGTACGTCCCGTGCGAGGTCTGCCACGGCGCGCGCTACAACCGCGAGACCCTTGACGTGCACTACAAGGGCAAGTCCATCGCCGAGGTCCTCGACATGCCGATCGAGGAGGGGCTCGCCTTCTTCGAGGCGGTCCCGGCGATCGCGCGTCACCTCAAGACGCTCAACGACGTCGGCCTCGGGTACGTACGCCTCGGCCAGTCGGCGCCCACCCTCTCCGGAGGCGAGGCCCAGCGCGTCAAGCTCGCCTCCGAGCTCCAGAAGCGCTCCACGGGCCGGACCGTCTACGTGCTCGACGAGCCGACCACCGGTCTGCACTTCGAGGACATCAGCAAGCTCATCACGGTCCTCTCCGGGCTGGTCGACAAGGGCAACACGGTCATCGTCATCGAGCACAACCTCGACGTGATCAAGACCGCTGACTGGGTCGTCGACATGGGCCCCGAGGGGGGCAACGGCGGCGGTCTGGTCGTCGCCGAGGGCACGCCCGAGGAGGTCGCGGGGGTGCCGGCCAGCCACACCGGCAAGTTCCTGCGGGACATCATCTCGTCGGACCGGATCAGCGACGCGCTGCCCTCGCAGGGGCGCAAGCCCGCCAAGAGGGCCCCGGCGAAGAAGTCCGCCGCGAAGAAGGCGGTCGCGGCGAGCGCCACGGCCACCAAGAAGACGGCCACGGTCAAGACGGGCACGGCAGCCAAGAAGGCGGCCACTCCGAAGAAGGCGGCCACCGCCAAGGAGACGGCAGCCAAGAAGACCGCAGCCAAGAAGACGGCCGCCAAGAAGACGACGCGGGCCCGCAAGGGCTGA
- a CDS encoding maleylpyruvate isomerase family mycothiol-dependent enzyme: MIDHVRDLASVRDATDRLLTAAAKLNNDSTAQPSLLPGWTVGHVLAHLARNADALVNVLAGRPMYASAEVRDADIERDAPRPLAAQLDDVRESAARFEAQAAVPADWSRTIEMRNGITDSASRVPFRRWVEIELHHVDLGIGYELEDLPAEFTQREITFLSARFGGNPAVPPTRITDGTHAWSTGRAGDPEITVSGTPADLVGWLAGRREGSALTAEGGLLPDLPPL; encoded by the coding sequence ATGATTGATCATGTGCGCGACCTGGCGTCTGTACGTGACGCGACCGACCGACTGCTCACCGCAGCGGCGAAACTGAACAACGATTCGACAGCCCAACCGTCACTGCTTCCCGGCTGGACCGTCGGCCACGTCCTCGCCCACCTCGCGCGGAACGCGGACGCGCTGGTGAACGTGCTGGCCGGACGGCCGATGTACGCCAGCGCCGAGGTGCGGGACGCGGACATCGAGCGGGACGCCCCGCGGCCGCTGGCCGCGCAGCTCGACGACGTGCGCGAGAGCGCGGCCCGCTTCGAGGCACAGGCCGCCGTTCCCGCGGACTGGTCCCGCACCATCGAGATGCGCAACGGCATCACCGACTCCGCGTCGCGGGTGCCCTTCCGGCGGTGGGTCGAGATCGAGCTGCACCACGTCGACCTCGGCATCGGGTACGAGCTGGAGGACCTCCCCGCGGAGTTCACACAGCGGGAGATCACGTTCCTCTCCGCGCGCTTCGGCGGGAACCCCGCGGTGCCGCCCACCCGGATCACGGACGGCACGCACGCGTGGAGCACGGGACGCGCGGGGGACCCCGAGATCACCGTCTCCGGGACCCCGGCGGACCTGGTCGGCTGGCTCGCGGGCCGCCGCGAGGGCTCCGCACTCACGGCCGAAGGCGGCCTCCTCCCCGACCTGCCCCCGCTATAG
- a CDS encoding MBL fold metallo-hydrolase encodes MTYSGAVKVGGPSDVHELQDLMISKVAVGPMDNNAYLLRCRATGEQLLIDAANDAETLLTLIGDDGIASLVTTHQHGDHWQALAAVVGATRARTYAGRDDAPGIPVPTDVLVDDGDTVTVGRVELTARHLVGHTPGSIALVYDDPHGHPHVFTGDCLFPGGIGNTWKDPKAFASLIDDVETKIFGTLPDETWVYPGHGNDTTLGAERPHLAEWRARGW; translated from the coding sequence ATGACGTACAGCGGAGCGGTGAAGGTCGGCGGACCCTCGGACGTGCACGAACTGCAGGACCTGATGATCTCGAAGGTCGCGGTCGGACCGATGGACAACAACGCCTATCTGCTGCGCTGCCGGGCCACCGGCGAGCAGCTCCTGATCGACGCGGCGAACGACGCCGAGACGCTCCTGACGCTGATCGGCGACGACGGCATCGCGTCCCTCGTCACCACGCACCAGCACGGCGACCACTGGCAGGCGCTCGCCGCCGTGGTGGGGGCGACGCGCGCGCGGACCTACGCGGGCCGCGATGACGCCCCGGGCATCCCGGTGCCGACGGACGTCCTGGTCGACGACGGGGACACCGTCACGGTCGGCCGGGTCGAGCTCACGGCCCGCCACCTGGTGGGCCACACGCCGGGCTCGATCGCGCTGGTCTACGACGACCCGCACGGCCACCCGCACGTGTTCACCGGCGACTGCCTCTTCCCCGGCGGCATCGGCAACACGTGGAAGGACCCGAAGGCCTTCGCGAGCCTCATCGACGACGTCGAGACGAAGATCTTCGGGACGCTGCCCGACGAGACGTGGGTCTATCCCGGCCACGGCAACGACACGACGCTGGGCGCCGAGCGCCCGCACCTCGCGGAGTGGCGCGCGCGGGGCTGGTGA
- the aroQ gene encoding type II 3-dehydroquinate dehydratase, which produces MTRSLATAPIMILNGPNLNLLGQRQPEIYGSDTLADVEALCAKAAAAHGGTVDLRQSNHEGELVDWIHEAREHHVGIVINPAAYSHTSVAILDALNTCDGLPVLEVHISNIHQRETFRHHSYVSQRADGVIAGCGVQGYAFAVERVAALVAAGA; this is translated from the coding sequence ATGACGCGCAGCCTCGCCACCGCCCCGATCATGATCCTCAACGGCCCGAACCTGAACCTGCTCGGGCAGCGCCAGCCGGAGATCTACGGCTCGGACACGCTCGCCGACGTCGAGGCGCTGTGCGCGAAGGCCGCTGCCGCGCACGGCGGCACCGTGGACCTGCGACAGAGCAACCACGAGGGCGAGTTGGTCGACTGGATCCACGAGGCGCGCGAGCACCACGTGGGCATCGTCATCAACCCCGCGGCCTACTCCCACACGTCCGTCGCGATCCTGGACGCGCTCAACACCTGTGACGGGCTGCCGGTGTTGGAGGTGCACATCTCCAACATCCACCAGCGGGAGACCTTCCGGCACCACAGTTACGTCTCGCAGCGCGCCGACGGTGTCATCGCTGGCTGCGGTGTGCAGGGGTACGCGTTCGCGGTGGAACGGGTGGCGGCGCTGGTCGCCGCCGGGGCGTGA
- a CDS encoding MFS transporter, translating to MRTAEPTEPVPTAPPSLPRLAAASLAGTAIEFYDFFIYGTAAALVLGPLFFPTFSPLAGTLAAFATFGVGFVARPLGSVVFGHIGDRHGRRPVLIGSLLLTGIATVAVGCVPTYESIGIGAPLLLLALRFLQGLGLGGEWGGAVLLTVEHAPAERRGLWASFPQIGPSVGFLLANGIMLALSATLTDAQFAAWGWRVPFWVAGLLAAAGLALRTSLAESPDFLRLRQHARVPLAEVVRGHWRLVLLTAGAMAVGYAVFYAVTTWSLAYGVEHLGVSRTVMLACVMAAVVVKGALTPVVAVLGDRYGRRPLCLIGCAASALWMFPMVALLSTGEPLPMFVGFLVAMLAFITMFAVVAAYLPELYEPRVRCTGAAVGYNLGGVLGGALTPIVATALAQGDGKPWGVAAYLSGVALLSLGCFALLPETRPVAAPDPAAATG from the coding sequence ATGCGCACCGCCGAACCCACCGAACCCGTCCCGACCGCACCACCGTCGCTCCCCCGGCTCGCCGCCGCCTCGCTCGCCGGGACCGCCATCGAGTTCTACGACTTCTTCATCTACGGGACGGCCGCCGCGCTCGTCCTCGGCCCGCTGTTCTTCCCGACGTTCTCCCCGCTGGCGGGGACCCTCGCCGCCTTCGCGACCTTCGGCGTGGGCTTCGTGGCGCGGCCGCTCGGGTCCGTCGTCTTCGGGCACATCGGTGACCGGCACGGACGGCGGCCCGTGCTCATCGGGTCGCTGCTCCTCACCGGCATCGCCACGGTCGCCGTCGGCTGCGTGCCGACGTACGAGTCGATCGGGATCGGCGCTCCCCTGCTCCTCCTCGCGCTGCGTTTCCTGCAAGGTCTCGGGCTCGGCGGCGAATGGGGAGGTGCGGTGCTGCTGACCGTGGAGCACGCGCCCGCCGAGCGGCGCGGGCTGTGGGCGAGCTTTCCGCAGATCGGCCCATCGGTCGGCTTCCTGCTGGCCAACGGCATCATGCTGGCCCTCTCCGCGACGCTCACCGACGCCCAGTTCGCGGCCTGGGGGTGGCGCGTGCCGTTCTGGGTGGCGGGCCTGCTCGCGGCGGCCGGGCTCGCGCTGCGCACCTCCCTCGCGGAGAGCCCGGACTTCCTGCGACTGCGTCAGCACGCGCGCGTACCGCTGGCCGAAGTGGTCCGCGGACACTGGCGCCTGGTGCTCCTGACGGCGGGCGCGATGGCGGTGGGATACGCCGTGTTCTACGCCGTGACGACGTGGTCCCTCGCCTACGGAGTGGAGCACCTCGGAGTGAGCCGTACGGTCATGCTGGCCTGTGTCATGGCGGCCGTGGTGGTCAAGGGCGCCCTGACACCGGTGGTGGCGGTGCTCGGCGACCGTTACGGACGGCGGCCGTTGTGCCTCATCGGGTGCGCGGCGTCGGCGCTGTGGATGTTCCCGATGGTCGCGCTGCTCTCGACCGGTGAGCCGCTGCCGATGTTCGTCGGCTTCCTGGTGGCGATGCTCGCGTTCATCACGATGTTCGCCGTGGTCGCGGCCTATCTGCCCGAGCTGTACGAGCCCCGGGTGCGCTGCACGGGCGCCGCCGTCGGCTACAACCTGGGCGGGGTGCTCGGCGGGGCGCTCACCCCGATCGTGGCGACGGCGCTGGCGCAGGGCGACGGGAAGCCGTGGGGCGTGGCCGCGTACCTGTCGGGCGTCGCCCTGCTGAGCCTCGGGTGCTTCGCGCTGCTTCCGGAGACCCGGCCGGTGGCGGCGCCGGACCCGGCGGCCGCCACGGGGTGA